The Arachis ipaensis cultivar K30076 chromosome B07, Araip1.1, whole genome shotgun sequence genomic interval ccatattattattattattatttgaaccAAAAAACTGAGTAATAAGAGTACATGGAGTCATTagtcaaataaatataattaataaaacaaGNNNNNNNNNNNNNNNNNNNNNNNNNNNNNNNNNNNNNNNNNNNNNNNNNNNNNAACAATTGGTAAAATTTCTGTTAATATCGTGGAATTAAATCATTTactatttgtttattttattcaGGAAATTAGTAGTATCTAAAGGAGTGGAAAGGAATTGTACTTCTCAATTCCAATTGAACATGAACTATATGTTTATTCTTATTGCCACTTTCAAggtaataaatttattttctagTTTCTATTGTTTGTATAAGAGGtaaaataaatttattgtaaaataatataatgataataattgTATATTAACTATATCTCTAATCCAATTATATATTGTGATTAGTTCTTCCATTAAATAGATCGAGTaatgctacgtgtacactaaaattagtcatcaaAATCAGTCATTAGAtacatattgaaatataaatacataaatatattggtggctgattttagtatacaaatagcatttttgaaatagatctatattttcttttcaatccttcaattgtaattaattttttcattcttgttaaaaaatattaattatattaattttgatttaacaGATTATAAAGACGAAGATAACGAAGTTACAAGAGGCAATGGGAGTTCCAACATCACACAGCACTAAAAGGATAACACAACCTATTTTCAAAGTAAAAGAAGACGCATCATTAACAGATTCTAACGAACGCACTCTAATTCGTCGAAGGATTCTCATGGATTCCAATAATAATGACACTTGTTCCTTCTCCTTACCCTATGATTCATGGATGGTAAGTGCCGACTTTTTAAACAAACTATATTTATTAACAAATATATAATGAATCAAATTCATTAATAGAAGTTTGCATGATTAATGATTAGGTAAAGCACCCTTCAGCATTGCACTCATTTGATAGATTGATGAAATCAGCAATGGGGAAGAGGATCATTGTTTTCTTAGACTATGATGGCACCTTATCACCAATTGTCAATGATCCTGATCGAGCTTTCATGTCTGATGAggtaattaattacttaattacttaACTAATTAatcaagaatttaattttaatgcaatgtCAATGGTTTTACGTGCATTCAATTATGTAACGATACATCAAAATGTAATTATACGATTATATAAAACATTTTACACTATCCCTACATCAAAATTAACTTATTAATTAATTACAAAGACCTTataatattaattgtgtatgacaGATGCGTGCTGCAGTTCGTGAAGTTGCTACTTATTTTCCAACAGCAATAATTAGTGGAAGAAGCAGAGAAAAGGTTATAAATAAAactttaattttagtatatatcattttttaatttcttttcttttttttactatttagttaaataattattatattttatttaggtAAAAGATTTTGTGaagttaaataatttatattatgcTGGGAGCCATGGAATGGACATAATGGCACCATTAATGGCAATTGGATCTTCTAATGCTAGACATTCTGACATGAACCTTAACACAAAAGTGAGTAACACTTTTAGATTCTTGAGCCCTTTTTGGAATTTAGCTTTTTAAAGATaccaataataatattaatattaatgtatattattttaattttagggCAATGGAGTTCCCTTTCAACCCGCCAAGAAGTTTTTGCCGGCAATTCAACAGGTCAGCAAATAAAATAAACCGACATGTttggtaactaaagaaaatcaactaaaattagttataacttgtcttatttaatatttattaattgtcgtgataattaataaataataaataagataaattctgcctgttttttttgtctctttagcattcctctaaaataaaatagttTATTGTAATAAAAAATTCCTAATATTATAATTAAATCATATATAGTATTGGTCAAAATCAAACATTTTTAACACTTAATTAAGTAGTGtatgattgttattattgaaACAGATTGTTAGAAGATTAGAGAACGAAGTAAAGGATATAAAAGGTGCAAGGGTAGAGGACAATGGATTCTGCCTCTCTGTACATTTTCGACAAGTTCAAGAACAGGTAACCATTAATTAATTACTATAATTATTTTTTCCTAATTATTGGTTAACAATAACAAGCAACTAATTAAGCTATGTTTAATAATTCAGGATTATGGTGTTTTGGAGAAGAAAGTGAAATGTGTGCTTGAAGAGAATCCACAATTTCGGTTAACTGAGGGTAAAAAGGTCTTGGAAATAAGACCATCCATAGAATGGAACAAAGGCAATGCTGTTGAGTATTTTCTTGACACTTTAGGCTTAAATTCTTCTACCAATATCCTTCCTCTCTATATTGGAGATGATCGAACTGATGAAGATGCTTTTAAGGTAATAACCAACTTATCAATCTCacattttattactttaatttctaGTATATTTTTATCTCAATACAAGATCTAAATATATTGATTAAAAAATATACTAACATATAATAGTGACATAAATCAAACTATACATACTTGTTTTGCATGTTTGCAAAACACTTATTAATGAATAATAAATACAGCACAAGTCGGTTAAATACTCTATGAGTAAgtaataatttgtgaaatttttttgttttcttagaGCAAATAAATGGTTTTACTCTGTGTCATTCATGTGAAAAACAATTAATTCGCTAAATTAAAAGCCCTATTTACTTTTAGAATATCGAAGAATTTTCCGTAGTTTAGTATAGTGAAATAGTATGACAACATGGCcaacaaatattattttaaattagcgTCTGATCAATAATAATTTATGCATTTACAGAGATTTGTATGTATAAAACACATAATTTACAGTTATATTTACTAGAATTTACGTACATGAGTCAACACAATTTGTATTCATATTTACTAGAGTTTGCACACATAAATcgtaaaatttatttgttgacGACAATTTAGTATTTTTGCTAGTTAATTACTGATCAATTTTCTTATAGTAAGATATATAGTAACAAGAGGCTTGTTATGTAGGTAATAAAGAGAAGAGGGCAAGGGTATCCAATTCTAGTGTCTTCAATTCCAAGAGAAACAAATGCTTTCTACTCTTTGCGTGACCCATCAGAAGTACTAATCTTCTTGACAAAGCTTGCAAAATGGATGAAAAGCTCTTCTATCCCAAAACCATGCCCTTAAGTTTTCATTAAAGGGCACAAATTAAAATaggttcatcatcatcatcacaaagTGAAGAAGATTTTTGGCACTCCACATATAGTTATTTCCCAAAATGGATTTTGGTGAATGTGGGATATAACTATCATaattatttaattcccttttcaGTATAGTACTTGGGTTTGTACAATATAAGCCTTGTATATTTCCCATGTTGTAAATAGGTTTCATGAAAGATCAACTTGCTCATCTAAATTATATATAGTCTGAAAATAACAATTTTATAAATGttgtatataaaattattataatatcctcccaaaaaaaaagataaattgtaTATAgcatttttttatcaaaataataataataaaaaaaacactcTGGCTCTGAACAGGGAGAGGAAATCAGCATCATCTTCATTGAGAGGTAGAGTCTTTCATATTAACCCTGTTGAATGCAATAAATAGTCATATTAGGATCACATAAAATAATTTTGACAAGGTGGCATGAAAAATATCATAAACCTACAAATAACAATAAGCATTGAAGTTCCTAAAgttaaattagtttttattttttattttaaaatcgattCCACACTTTACTATCTTATGAAACATATTCATCTATGTCTCGAGCAATAGTAGTTAAGTAAGAAATATTCAAAAGAATATAATGCACACAAATTAGGCAGAGAATCAATGACAAAGTTTACCAAACTAAACTCATcaatcaaaatcaaagaaaataacCAAGCAACTTAAGATTAATTTAGTTAGCTAGCTTAATTTGAGTTCACAATCATTGTCAACATAGTCAATTACCACGTCAAATAGCAGCTGATTATCAATGAAAAGATTCCAGATTAATTGAACATTACCCGCTAATATTGGGGGATAAGGGCTGATTAGAAGAAGAATGTGCAAAATCCTCTTCAGAATTTGTACCTGAGAATTGTCCAACAaaaccaaattttcaatttactCTAAAATCACATAAAagttattatgtgatgtaaatgtgATAAATAAAAGTACTAATTAATCAACCATGCTAACTGTatactaaaatcaaccaccaaaatcagccatcaatataaaatatatattaaaatacaaatacacattgaaaataaattaaactatacatgTATTTTGACTGATTTTAGTAGTTGATTTTgatgtacaaataacatttttattaattaattaagagaCTCACCAGCAGTTGAAGAACTAGATGCTTCTTTATGGTTTCCAATATTCATGTAACGCTTAGTCTCCACTGGCTTCCATACAAGGTTCCCATAATTATAATCAGCGCCACCACTATTTGTCCTTTCATATTCGTAATTGAACCTACCTTCCCTAGGACGGTCATAATTACGCCTTCTTGCTTGAAATTTAACCCTTAGCTGCATGCAAATTTTAATGCAATCATTAACATCATAATCAGAATTAGTCTTTGATAAAGAAGAGAACTGAACTAAAATTTCTCCTTCTTTATCGTTGATATTCGAGAATCAGAATTCTATTTTATCGTCAATTCAATCACCATTtatgactttttttttctttatcaaagAATAGATCGCTTTACTTGTATGAGCAACAAAATCTTACCACCTACATTTTCTCCTCAAATCAAATGTAGAAACAATATATAGAATTAAATTCATGAAGCCAAATCAAAAGATCACAAAATAGATAGTAGCACATTATTAAGGTAGCTAAGAACAAAAAGAGCAATATTATTGTGGATCATATTATTAATAACTAACCTTGTAACTCTCTGGATCTGGAATAAATGTCCCAGTTCCAACCTGATGTCTTGGATGCTCACCAAAACCAAATGGAACACTATCACAATTGGGTCCAGAATTTTGCATCATAGGAAGCAAAGGATGACTCTGACTCATGTTACCAGAAGCAGGTAGCATCATATTTGGCACAATACCAGCACAAGTAAGAAGAGGAAAATTTCCCAACAATAATTGTGACTGAAGTGGTGGTATTACAGGTGAACTAGAACTACAAAATGGACCCTGCAAGTTTCCATCTAAACTTAGTCTTGCATTCTGCATGTTCTTCCAATGGCTTGCAAAATCACCCTCCAAAACATCAACTAATAATGTACTTTCCATGTTCATAGCCATAGGGAATGAAAATGGTgtcacattattattattactattaattGGACCAGGTAATAAGCCTTGGTTATCACTCTTTTCTTGTTGAGCTtggagattattattattattatcatcattattgTTGTTACCTAGCTTCAAATTATTGATTTGTTGCTCAAGAAGATACAGAGGTAGTGCATCAGGGTTAGAGCAAGGCATGTTAACACCGGAAAGTTCATTGTTGATGATAACATTTGAAGCACTATCTCCTGATTCATTCATTGaagaagaatgatgatgatgagaaccTTGATCAGTAACCATGgctgcattattattattattattatttgtgtgATCCTTTGAGCTCCATGATGATGGTGCAGCATCAAAAGAGGTTCCAATTTCATTGACATGTTTTGATGAAGAATTATTATTCTCATGAAATGATGGTATCCAGTAACCTTTGCCACTTCTGTTCCATGTGTTCTTGAAGAAGGAATCAAATTCTGCTATCACATTCTCTTCTGCAGATTCCAACAATCTAATTATCCTCTCTTCTCCATTTGCAATTNNNNNNNNNNNNNNNNNNNNNNNNNNNNNNNNNNNNNNNNNNNNNNNNNNNNNNNNNNNNNNNNNNNNNNNNNNNNNNNNNNNNNNNNNNNNNNNNNNNNNNNNNNNNNNNNNNNNAAAACCACAATCACTGCAATTAATTAAGCTactatttaatcaataaaaattcGCATACAGTtattttcatgtgaagttgataattgaaaatTATTAGATGATGATTTAATCAAACttatcaaatcatctaacgattcttaaatatcaacttcacataaaaacAGACAACTGCATGTGAGTTTTCACGCAAAGAAAGGATGCATAATGCATGTAAAATAAAAATACCCCTGCTAATGCTTCGGCCCAAGTTGTTGTTGGGACGCAAGGGATCAACAATATTGATGCATTTGAAAACAAAAGGTCGCTCTTCAACGTTATTATTGTTTTCATTGATTCTTGGCACACTGTAACAGCTTATAGAACTTCTCAGAAACGTTTCACTCAGCAGCAACACTTCCCTATCCCCTCTTGGAGCTTCCGCTATCTCATTTCAAACAACCAACTTATTAGTCAAATTATATATACCATCTTAACacaagaaattaattaaattaaaatgtaCCTCTCATCATCTTCGGAACACACTCTTTATGCACTGGTCCCCACAAGCTAATGCAATAGTTATCCCAATCAAATTTGTTAAAGAACTCCAGAAATCGGAAAAGTACCTGACATAATTATTGCACCAATTggaaaaataatatcaaaattttttctattatgttaaattgatagttaaaaatagttagataattttagatatttgattAAATGGTCATCTAACTGTTCTTTAACTATCAATTTCGGCGTGCGAGTTTGTACTTAAacaaaaattttgtttaatttgttgTTGTAAAGTTGTAACCTCTACTGGACCAGAAAATGGCTTATTGTAAACATGAAATATGTATATGACTAAAGTTTCGAGTGCATAGGTTGACATTAATCTATAATATGCTCCCAAGATTTGGCTCTCATAGTAACACCAAGCTTTTATCAATATCACACTCCTTTTGAACAAGTGATTATGTCCAATCACGTTGTCAACCTGGAACATCATAGAATAAACAAGTAATAGTATAGTTAGAACAATACACGATTAGTTaaacttttgtattttgtctctcttttttttttatataactaTTATTAGATAGACAAATTTTATTTGCATTTTAATTACTGCTTTTGGGtgcatattttaattttcaaacaaATTTATGTCCTGtagtattttattatattttgccAAACATATAACCTTTTAGAAAATTTACAATCAGAGAGTTAATTTTTGCAACCAATTttagtcaatttttttaaattttaaattttaaattctaaatcttatATATAAANNNNNNNNNNNNNNNNNNNNNNNNNNNNNNNNNNNaagaaaataattttataataaaaaatagagtaaaattgaCTAGCTAGTTAAAAAGTAGTTTTCTGTacttattctttttaaaattatgaTATATGTCATATGCATTTTTGTAAAATCTAATTGAATTGATATTACAAATATTTCATGGACTAAACTATAGTACTAATTACTATAGCATCTTGAGGAGTACATgtataataaataaagaaaaaatatgaaattGAGAATTAAAGGTTGGTGAAAAATGAATATTCACCTCGTCAAGAAAACAAAGTGTACATAAGCCACTAAGCTGATTAAAAGATATGTCCACTACAAAATTTTCTACTATGAACTTTACTATCTTGACCtgcaataataacaataattcatGCATGTATTAATGCAAATAAACATAATATTGAATAATAGATAGAAACGTAACACATTACGGTTAAATTTTGTGTATACGGataattttagtataaaatacgaaaatattttatcattttaatagTTTATATTGTTATagtttgtaataaaaaaatttaattataaaaagataaaacATTATTCAcgttttgtaataattttttttattataaaacaaaacatttaacaggttgtaaaaaaatattattttaattataaaaaaataaaatatcattgatgttttatatttaataatttaatatattatttaaattttttttattaatttaatattaatgaTAATTTATTATAGAAAGAATAACATaagattttttagtttttttggaTTGTGTGGGAATTGACAAAGAAATGAATGAACATTGAAAAAGGTTGCTACATACTACATATACTATAGGAAGTATGGTCTGTGTTATGTGGAAAAGTGCAGTATTGTCAATAAAGGATGGAAAATAAGTAGGACTGACATTCTAGCTATTAGAATGGGTAAAAGAGAGCAAGTAGTGGAGAAAAGGTTTGTGtgtattcaaattttaagctttTCCAGCTCCCAAAAGGTTCCGAGCGACTGTATCAGTCCCATTA includes:
- the LOC107608252 gene encoding probable trehalose-phosphate phosphatase C isoform X1; the encoded protein is MKSGWAHQWHLAFTQTPKSSKPSSPLSSSTSINKPLLLLYSLPFLLFNSPCLFRYINVFSFSAFNRKSQGFLQHLINFHFITIYLVPTKYKSSFFSRKLVVSKGVERNCTSQFQLNMNYMFILIATFKIIKTKITKLQEAMGVPTSHSTKRITQPIFKVKEDASLTDSNERTLIRRRILMDSNNNDTCSFSLPYDSWMVKHPSALHSFDRLMKSAMGKRIIVFLDYDGTLSPIVNDPDRAFMSDEMRAAVREVATYFPTAIISGRSREKVKDFVKLNNLYYAGSHGMDIMAPLMAIGSSNARHSDMNLNTKGNGVPFQPAKKFLPAIQQIVRRLENEVKDIKGARVEDNGFCLSVHFRQVQEQDYGVLEKKVKCVLEENPQFRLTEGKKVLEIRPSIEWNKGNAVEYFLDTLGLNSSTNILPLYIGDDRTDEDAFKVIKRRGQGYPILVSSIPRETNAFYSLRDPSEVLIFLTKLAKWMKSSSIPKPCP
- the LOC107608252 gene encoding probable trehalose-phosphate phosphatase C isoform X2; amino-acid sequence: MKLVVSKGVERNCTSQFQLNMNYMFILIATFKIIKTKITKLQEAMGVPTSHSTKRITQPIFKVKEDASLTDSNERTLIRRRILMDSNNNDTCSFSLPYDSWMVKHPSALHSFDRLMKSAMGKRIIVFLDYDGTLSPIVNDPDRAFMSDEMRAAVREVATYFPTAIISGRSREKVKDFVKLNNLYYAGSHGMDIMAPLMAIGSSNARHSDMNLNTKGNGVPFQPAKKFLPAIQQIVRRLENEVKDIKGARVEDNGFCLSVHFRQVQEQDYGVLEKKVKCVLEENPQFRLTEGKKVLEIRPSIEWNKGNAVEYFLDTLGLNSSTNILPLYIGDDRTDEDAFKVIKRRGQGYPILVSSIPRETNAFYSLRDPSEVLIFLTKLAKWMKSSSIPKPCP
- the LOC107608252 gene encoding probable trehalose-phosphate phosphatase C isoform X3; translation: MNYMFILIATFKIIKTKITKLQEAMGVPTSHSTKRITQPIFKVKEDASLTDSNERTLIRRRILMDSNNNDTCSFSLPYDSWMVKHPSALHSFDRLMKSAMGKRIIVFLDYDGTLSPIVNDPDRAFMSDEMRAAVREVATYFPTAIISGRSREKVKDFVKLNNLYYAGSHGMDIMAPLMAIGSSNARHSDMNLNTKGNGVPFQPAKKFLPAIQQIVRRLENEVKDIKGARVEDNGFCLSVHFRQVQEQDYGVLEKKVKCVLEENPQFRLTEGKKVLEIRPSIEWNKGNAVEYFLDTLGLNSSTNILPLYIGDDRTDEDAFKVIKRRGQGYPILVSSIPRETNAFYSLRDPSEVLIFLTKLAKWMKSSSIPKPCP